In Immundisolibacter sp., the DNA window CTCCAGGTCACAGCCGTAGAACATGTCCAGCGCGTCCTTGGGCGCGCAGACCATTGGCTCACCGCGGCGGTTCAGCGACGTGTTCAGCAACACGGCGTTGCCGGTGCGCTCGGCCATCGCGTCCAGTAGGGCGTGGTAACGCGGATTGGTGTCCGCACTCACGATTTGGACACGGGCGGTACCGTCCTCGTGCACCACCTCCGGAATACGATTTCGCCAATGCGGCGCCACATCGAAGGTAAATGTCATGTAAGGCGCCGGGTGATCGCTGCCGATGATGTCGGCCGCCACACGCTCGGACACCGACGGGCAAAACGGCCGCCAGCGTTCGCGATACTTGATCTGCGCGTTGATACGTTCGGCCACACCCGAGTGCGACGGATTACCAAGGATGCTGCGATTACCCAGGGCGCGCGGCCCGAATTCCATTCGACCCTGAAACCAGGCCAGCGGGTTGCCAGCCGTCAGGATGTCGGCAGCGGTCGCCACCGTGTCGTCCAGGCACCGGTACTGCGGTCGGGCCGGATGGGCGGCGCAGGCTGCCAGGCACTCCTCGGTGCTGAAGTCGGGACCCAGATACACGTGTCGAAGCGGCTTGATCGCGTCACCGGCCATAGCCGCCACGTAGGTCGCGGCGCCAATCGCGGTGCCGGCATCGCCGGCCGCCGGCTGCACGAATAACTGCCTCACTTGCGGTAAGGCCATCAGACGCTGGTTTAGTTTGACATTCAGCGCCACACCGCCGGCGTAGGCCAGCTGACCGCCCTGCGCCAGCACCGGGCCCAGGTGGTGCTGCACCAGCCTGAGCGTGGTTTCTTCGAGCAGCTTCTGTACTGCCGCGGCGTAGTGGATGTAAGGCTCATCGATGGCGTCCCCGTCGCGCGGCGGGCCCAGCCATTTGATCAGTTCGGGGCTGAAGAAATAGCCCTTGCCAGCGCGCTTGTAACGGCGCAGACCAACCACGTTCACCAGCCGGTTGTTCACGCGCAGCCGCCGGCCGTCGCTTTGCAGCAGGCGCGAGAAATCGAACCGATCCGGGTCGCCATACGGC includes these proteins:
- a CDS encoding carbamoyltransferase gives rise to the protein MIVLGLSGAVSHDASAALLVDGELVAAAEEERFIRDKHAKGRQALNAARFCLQQAGIRPDQVDAVAYPYAPIGLRSPARWHYAARHWYAPDRALTALFDGNRRYRRNRRQALAMLGELGFAAGGAPFVPVEHHLAHASSAYHLSGFDGKVAILGLDGRGEYATTFFGYGEGGRIHKLAEFYEPDSLGGLYGAITEYLGFEMLDGEFKVMGMAPYGDPDRFDFSRLLQSDGRRLRVNNRLVNVVGLRRYKRAGKGYFFSPELIKWLGPPRDGDAIDEPYIHYAAAVQKLLEETTLRLVQHHLGPVLAQGGQLAYAGGVALNVKLNQRLMALPQVRQLFVQPAAGDAGTAIGAATYVAAMAGDAIKPLRHVYLGPDFSTEECLAACAAHPARPQYRCLDDTVATAADILTAGNPLAWFQGRMEFGPRALGNRSILGNPSHSGVAERINAQIKYRERWRPFCPSVSERVAADIIGSDHPAPYMTFTFDVAPHWRNRIPEVVHEDGTARVQIVSADTNPRYHALLDAMAERTGNAVLLNTSLNRRGEPMVCAPKDALDMFYGCDLEYLIMQDVLVTKAGAAGG